Proteins encoded by one window of Acinetobacter defluvii:
- a CDS encoding IS3-like element ISAba21 family transposase (programmed frameshift): protein MSKKQKTYTAEFKVEAIKLIEANQGNVSETARQLGISMQTLSNWNNKAKTGTLAGTKQYSPDLNALLEENKKLKQQLKTAEMEREFPKKGSSVLCERKSVRYAYMKQQRYLFPISFMARLLHVSVSRFYDWLKRGMNKRLVQRNQQTILVKIAHEETKQSYGYIRLTKHLQAQGIKISTYAVRQIKKLNQLYCKRHKRFKRTTKSDHNRAIYANLLEQQFSMTKPNLAWSSDITYIWTAEGWLYLAAVKDLYTKQVVGYSLNERMTAQLVCNALTMAIRNQKPTKGLIVHSDRGSQYCSHEYRKILEKCDFQGSMSKRGDCYDNAPIESFWGILKNELVHHCNYKTRDEAKADITKYIVLFYNQRRIQKSLDFKTPNQIAENFYRLAA, encoded by the exons ATGAGCAAGAAACAGAAGACTTACACCGCAGAATTTAAAGTTGAAGCAATAAAATTGATTGAAGCCAATCAAGGCAATGTATCGGAAACAGCCAGACAACTTGGCATTTCAATGCAAACTCTTTCAAATTGGAATAATAAAGCAAAGACTGGCACCTTAGCAGGCACTAAACAATATTCACCTGATCTAAATGCCTTACTCGAAGAAAATAAAAAGCTCAAACAACAGCTCAAAACAGCTGAAATGGAACGTGAATTTC CTAAAAAAGGCAGCAGCGTACTTTGCGAAAGAAAGTCAGTAAGGTACGCCTATATGAAACAGCAAAGATATTTATTCCCGATTAGCTTTATGGCTAGATTACTTCACGTTTCAGTGTCACGATTTTATGATTGGCTAAAACGAGGCATGAATAAAAGATTGGTTCAGCGAAATCAACAGACAATTTTGGTCAAAATAGCTCATGAGGAAACTAAACAAAGCTATGGCTATATTCGATTAACTAAGCATTTACAAGCGCAAGGTATCAAAATCAGTACGTATGCTGTACGTCAAATAAAAAAGCTCAACCAGCTGTATTGTAAGCGTCATAAGCGTTTCAAAAGAACTACGAAGAGTGATCATAATCGAGCGATCTACGCAAATTTACTAGAGCAACAGTTTTCAATGACTAAGCCCAATCTTGCATGGTCAAGCGATATTACATACATTTGGACTGCTGAAGGTTGGTTATACTTGGCAGCAGTAAAAGACCTGTACACGAAACAAGTGGTTGGCTATAGCTTAAATGAGCGTATGACCGCACAACTTGTTTGCAATGCACTGACTATGGCGATTCGTAATCAAAAACCAACGAAAGGCTTAATTGTTCATTCGGACAGAGGCAGCCAATATTGCAGCCATGAATATCGAAAGATACTGGAAAAATGTGATTTTCAAGGTTCAATGAGCAAACGTGGGGACTGTTACGATAATGCACCGATTGAAAGTTTCTGGGGCATACTCAAGAATGAATTAGTGCATCATTGCAACTATAAAACCAGAGATGAAGCTAAAGCAGATATTACAAAATACATTGTGTTATTTTATAATCAGCGAAGAATTCAAAAGAGTTTGGATTTTAAAACGCCAAATCAAATAGCAGAGAACTTTTATCGGTTAGCTGCCTAG